A single region of the Acetivibrio cellulolyticus CD2 genome encodes:
- the thiC gene encoding phosphomethylpyrimidine synthase ThiC, producing MYTTQMDAAKKGIVTNEMEIVARKEGKDIKELQELIAQGKVIIPANKNHHAIDPEGIGEGLRTKINVNLGISKDCCSFDLEIEKVKKAIELKAEAIMDLSSYGKTQEFRRKLVSISSAMIGTVPIYDAVGFYDKELSDITAREFLEVVEKHAADGVDFMTIHAGINRETARRFKKNGRLTNIVSRGGSLLFAWMELTGNENPFYEYYDTVLEIFAKYDVTMSLGDACRPGSINDSTDASQIDELIALGELTKRAWERNVQVMIEGPGHMAINEIAANMILEKRLCHGAPFYVLGPLVTDIAPGYDHITSAIGGAIAAANGADFLCYVTPAEHLRLPDIDDMKEGIIASRIAAHAADIAKGIRGARDWDYKMSEARKNLDWNKMFELSIDSEKPKKYRESSMPEHEDTCTMCGKMCAVRNMNKVLKGEKLNIL from the coding sequence TGTGACAAATGAAATGGAAATTGTAGCTAGGAAGGAAGGTAAGGATATAAAAGAGCTCCAAGAACTTATAGCTCAAGGTAAGGTGATAATTCCTGCAAACAAAAACCATCATGCTATAGATCCAGAGGGCATTGGTGAAGGTCTTAGGACAAAAATAAATGTAAACTTGGGAATATCAAAGGATTGCTGTAGCTTTGATCTTGAAATCGAGAAGGTGAAAAAGGCGATTGAGCTTAAGGCTGAGGCAATAATGGACTTGAGTTCTTATGGAAAAACGCAGGAATTTAGAAGGAAGCTTGTTAGTATATCTTCTGCCATGATTGGAACAGTGCCGATATATGATGCAGTTGGTTTTTATGATAAGGAGCTTTCAGATATAACCGCTAGGGAGTTTTTAGAGGTAGTTGAGAAACATGCTGCTGACGGTGTTGACTTTATGACTATCCATGCAGGTATAAACAGGGAAACAGCTAGACGCTTTAAGAAAAACGGAAGGCTCACCAATATTGTTTCAAGAGGCGGCTCACTCTTATTTGCATGGATGGAGCTTACTGGAAATGAAAATCCGTTTTACGAATACTATGACACAGTACTGGAGATATTTGCAAAATACGATGTGACAATGAGTCTTGGAGATGCTTGTAGACCTGGAAGCATAAATGATTCAACGGATGCATCCCAGATTGACGAACTTATTGCATTAGGAGAACTTACTAAAAGAGCATGGGAAAGGAATGTTCAGGTTATGATAGAAGGGCCTGGGCACATGGCAATTAATGAAATTGCTGCAAATATGATACTCGAAAAGAGATTATGCCATGGGGCACCATTCTATGTGTTAGGGCCTCTCGTAACTGATATTGCTCCAGGCTACGATCATATAACAAGTGCAATAGGTGGAGCTATAGCAGCAGCCAATGGAGCTGATTTTCTTTGCTATGTCACACCGGCTGAACATTTGAGACTTCCTGATATTGACGATATGAAGGAAGGGATAATAGCCTCAAGGATAGCTGCACATGCAGCAGATATCGCCAAGGGAATAAGGGGCGCTAGAGACTGGGATTACAAAATGAGTGAAGCAAGAAAAAATTTAGATTGGAATAAGATGTTTGAACTTTCAATTGACAGCGAGAAACCAAAAAAGTATAGAGAAAGCTCTATGCCCGAACATGAAGATACATGTACTATGTGTGGCAAAATGTGTGCAGTAAGAAATATGAACAAGGTGTTAAAGGGAGAGAAACTTAATATACTTTAA
- the gpr gene encoding GPR endopeptidase produces the protein MIQSRNITTDLALEAHEFVQEQEQAKGAVQQPDLPGVVVEHAGTQDIKITRVKVTSPTGEASIGKPMGNYVTLEVPRLKENDQVLYEDTCKALSQELVRILNLSEKSTILVVGLGNWNVTPDALGPKVTSGLMVTRHLLEYVPKQVDEGVRPVCAVAPGVLGITGIETGEIVKGIVERIKPDVVIAIDALASRRMERVNTTIQIADTGISPGSGVGNKRMEISLNTLGVPVIAIGVPTVVDAATMANDTIDLVIDSLLNEAQEDKQFYSMLKNIDRNEKYQLIQEVLEPYVGNLIVTPKEIDDVVDRIAKVIANGLNIALHQGITLDDVNRYLQ, from the coding sequence ATGATTCAGAGTAGAAATATTACAACTGACTTAGCGCTTGAAGCTCATGAGTTTGTACAAGAGCAGGAACAAGCAAAGGGTGCTGTGCAACAACCGGATCTACCCGGCGTAGTTGTTGAACATGCAGGTACCCAAGATATTAAAATTACCAGGGTAAAGGTAACCTCGCCGACAGGTGAAGCATCAATTGGAAAACCGATGGGAAACTATGTAACACTTGAAGTTCCAAGACTTAAGGAAAATGATCAGGTATTGTACGAGGACACCTGTAAAGCACTTTCACAGGAACTTGTAAGAATACTAAATCTTAGTGAAAAATCTACTATTTTAGTTGTAGGGCTGGGGAACTGGAATGTTACTCCGGATGCTTTAGGACCAAAGGTTACAAGTGGGTTGATGGTAACGAGGCATCTGCTCGAATATGTACCTAAACAGGTAGATGAGGGTGTTAGACCAGTATGTGCCGTTGCACCTGGTGTGCTTGGTATTACTGGAATTGAGACTGGAGAGATTGTAAAAGGCATTGTTGAGAGGATAAAGCCAGATGTCGTAATAGCTATTGATGCGCTTGCTTCTAGAAGGATGGAACGCGTGAATACAACTATTCAAATAGCGGATACAGGAATTTCACCAGGGTCGGGCGTTGGAAATAAGAGAATGGAGATTTCGTTAAATACGCTGGGAGTGCCTGTAATTGCTATTGGAGTCCCAACAGTAGTTGATGCTGCAACAATGGCAAATGATACAATTGATCTTGTAATAGATAGCTTACTAAATGAGGCTCAGGAAGACAAGCAATTTTACAGTATGCTCAAGAACATTGACAGAAATGAGAAATACCAACTGATACAGGAAGTATTGGAGCCATATGTAGGCAACCTCATTGTAACTCCGAAGGAGATTGACGATGTAGTTGACAGAATTGCAAAGGTTATAGCTAATGGTTTAAATATTGCACTACATCAGGGAATAACATTAGATGATGTTAACAGATATTTGCAGTAG
- a CDS encoding DNA internalization-related competence protein ComEC/Rec2 produces the protein MAGILFAHITQSYQFVFYSGILLILIALALWKVKDMFGFLLAGIVIFYLMGSLYYLYTYNQNTYKFSDYAGEQVYIRGYIDSAPDADSYKVVYELKTEEVSIGDWSSEPDRLKGRILLTTPKGDGGFIDYGREVMVSGTLNIPKGSTNPEGFNYRTYLSHNGISATLFAMEYNLRLGEENRGNFLVKLGLYMRSRIVYVINESLPPQQAGLLNGMLIGYKQDLSEEVQDAFSDSGLSHIMAVSGSNVAFIILPLVFIFGKLKIRQKYANISIIAILMIFTLITGFEPSVLRAVIMAAVILIGQIIWRETEVFTSISFAALLLLFYNPGILFNIGFQLSFAATISLVLFYKYIKEKLSFKFLPSFVVDVLAATISAQIGVLPITVFYFNKVSVVSILSNLLVVPIVEFITILGSLMALLGQIHVGLSILIGYINNVLLSFVLLVTKFSASMPWSVITLTTPSVILVICYYAAITYFFWYKPKFKAKLNVKYFALAALLVFGTIVYGVITPKELEVTFLDVGQGDCALIKTSQGKTVLIDGGGYSSATNKSTSVGENIVLPFLLDCGIGRLDLVIATHGHDDHIQGLISVLKELKVDNLIIPEITLDAGLESICKIAGQEKIQLEMCASGDSIKLDNMTYLDVLAPKKGTYIEKSPLNNNSLVLKLHYKDISILFTGDIEKEAEDILISDNIDLKADVLKVAHHGSSGSTCSEFLERTRPDVAVISVGKNNFGHPSDDVLQVLENSGIMMFRTDFDGAIVLKTYGKDIKIKRTVERAG, from the coding sequence ATGGCAGGGATATTATTTGCTCATATAACTCAATCTTATCAGTTTGTTTTCTATTCGGGCATTCTTCTTATACTTATTGCTCTTGCTCTGTGGAAAGTAAAGGACATGTTTGGGTTTTTACTGGCTGGTATTGTAATTTTCTATCTTATGGGATCTTTATACTATTTGTATACATACAATCAAAATACATATAAATTCAGCGATTATGCCGGTGAGCAGGTATACATCAGAGGTTATATTGATTCGGCGCCTGATGCAGATAGCTACAAAGTAGTTTATGAGCTTAAGACAGAAGAGGTTTCTATTGGAGATTGGTCTTCAGAACCGGATAGGTTAAAAGGGAGGATACTTTTAACTACACCTAAGGGTGATGGTGGCTTTATAGATTATGGCAGGGAAGTTATGGTTAGCGGCACGCTCAATATTCCTAAAGGGAGTACAAATCCTGAGGGGTTTAATTATAGAACATATTTGAGTCATAACGGTATTTCTGCAACACTTTTTGCCATGGAATATAACTTGAGACTTGGAGAAGAAAACAGGGGTAATTTTCTTGTTAAACTTGGGCTATATATGAGGTCAAGAATAGTTTATGTTATAAATGAAAGCTTGCCGCCTCAGCAGGCTGGACTTCTAAACGGTATGTTGATAGGTTACAAGCAGGATTTGAGTGAAGAGGTACAGGACGCCTTTAGTGATTCTGGCTTGTCGCATATTATGGCCGTTTCAGGTAGTAACGTCGCGTTTATCATATTGCCTCTTGTTTTTATATTCGGTAAGCTCAAAATCCGGCAAAAGTATGCCAATATATCAATAATTGCAATTCTAATGATATTTACCCTGATTACTGGATTTGAACCCTCAGTTCTTAGGGCTGTAATTATGGCTGCTGTAATTTTGATAGGGCAGATAATTTGGAGAGAGACGGAGGTTTTTACAAGCATATCTTTTGCTGCATTGTTATTGCTCTTTTATAACCCTGGAATCCTTTTTAATATAGGCTTCCAATTATCTTTCGCAGCTACCATATCTTTAGTCCTTTTTTACAAATATATAAAAGAAAAGCTCAGTTTTAAATTTCTTCCGTCCTTTGTTGTAGATGTATTGGCAGCTACAATATCAGCACAGATAGGCGTATTGCCAATAACAGTATTTTATTTCAACAAAGTTTCGGTTGTATCTATTCTATCGAATTTACTTGTTGTACCTATAGTCGAATTTATAACAATCCTTGGATCACTAATGGCTCTATTGGGCCAAATACATGTTGGGCTTTCCATACTTATAGGATATATAAATAACGTACTATTAAGTTTTGTGCTTCTTGTAACCAAGTTTTCCGCAAGTATGCCATGGTCTGTGATAACACTTACTACGCCTTCGGTAATATTGGTTATTTGCTATTATGCAGCTATTACATATTTTTTCTGGTACAAGCCAAAGTTTAAAGCAAAATTAAATGTAAAATACTTTGCGCTGGCAGCCTTGTTGGTATTTGGAACAATTGTGTATGGAGTAATAACTCCTAAGGAACTTGAAGTGACATTTCTAGATGTTGGGCAGGGGGACTGTGCTCTGATTAAAACGAGCCAGGGTAAGACTGTATTAATAGATGGGGGAGGATACAGCAGTGCAACTAATAAAAGTACAAGTGTAGGTGAAAATATTGTACTTCCTTTCCTGTTGGATTGCGGAATTGGCCGACTTGATCTGGTCATCGCAACTCATGGGCACGACGACCACATTCAAGGATTGATATCGGTACTCAAGGAATTAAAGGTTGATAATTTGATTATACCAGAAATTACTCTGGATGCAGGGCTCGAAAGCATATGCAAGATTGCCGGTCAGGAGAAAATTCAATTGGAAATGTGTGCTAGCGGAGACTCGATAAAGCTTGATAATATGACATATCTAGATGTTCTGGCACCTAAAAAAGGTACATATATTGAAAAATCGCCTTTAAATAATAATTCATTAGTGCTAAAATTGCATTATAAAGATATCAGCATTCTATTTACAGGAGATATTGAAAAAGAAGCTGAGGACATTCTGATAAGTGATAATATTGATTTGAAGGCGGATGTGTTGAAGGTTGCGCATCATGGATCTTCAGGCTCAACATGCAGTGAGTTTTTAGAACGTACAAGACCTGATGTTGCAGTAATAAGTGTAGGAAAGAATAACTTCGGACATCCTTCGGATGATGTATTACAAGTACTTGAAAACAGCGGGATTATGATGTTCAGAACGGATTTTGATGGTGCAATAGTTCTGAAAACATACGGCAAGGATATTAAAATAAAAAGAACAGTAGAGCGGGCAGGGTGA
- a CDS encoding GNAT family N-acetyltransferase — protein MYNVNVKGEDVYLKNITPVNLEYVLKWYNEDDFKYATGIEGPVTLNQLTVLYNKIQQSQDHFFSGIFIAATGEMIGVLKGQIKFNNGSAAWINTLIIDQAFQSKGYGTKIVNLFIAYTKMKSNIQRVYLAVAECNSRGDKFWSRLGFEKYGRIDECIRLSGEVQNAIIMHRLV, from the coding sequence ATGTATAATGTAAATGTCAAAGGTGAAGATGTTTATTTAAAGAATATTACTCCCGTAAACCTTGAATATGTACTTAAATGGTATAATGAAGATGATTTTAAATATGCAACAGGCATTGAAGGGCCAGTTACATTGAATCAGTTGACAGTGTTGTATAATAAAATTCAACAGAGCCAGGATCACTTTTTTTCGGGCATTTTTATTGCTGCTACTGGAGAAATGATAGGGGTTTTAAAGGGGCAAATCAAATTTAACAATGGATCAGCAGCCTGGATTAATACGCTTATTATAGATCAAGCCTTTCAGAGTAAAGGCTATGGAACAAAAATTGTTAATTTGTTTATTGCTTACACAAAAATGAAAAGTAATATTCAAAGAGTATATTTAGCTGTTGCAGAATGTAATAGCAGGGGGGACAAGTTCTGGAGCCGCTTGGGTTTTGAAAAGTATGGAAGGATAGATGAATGTATCAGATTAAGCGGAGAGGTGCAAAACGCAATAATAATGCATAGGCTAGTGTAG
- the rpsT gene encoding 30S ribosomal protein S20 has translation MPNIKSAIKRVKVTKAKTLKNSIKKSVLKTTIKKCKEAIATNDASAATVLKSTIETIDKSAAKNILHKNTAARRKSKLAKALNAANKK, from the coding sequence TTGCCAAATATTAAATCAGCCATAAAAAGAGTTAAAGTTACTAAGGCTAAGACTCTTAAGAATAGTATTAAAAAGTCAGTTTTAAAGACTACTATTAAAAAGTGTAAAGAAGCTATCGCTACTAATGATGCTTCAGCTGCTACTGTTCTCAAGAGTACAATTGAGACTATAGATAAGTCAGCAGCAAAGAATATATTACACAAGAACACCGCTGCGAGAAGAAAGTCAAAACTTGCTAAGGCACTTAACGCTGCAAATAAAAAATAA
- a CDS encoding alpha/beta-type small acid-soluble spore protein — protein sequence MANNNNQKVVPGAGNALDKMKYEIASQVGVNLKQGYNGDISAKDAGKVGGNITKKLIQMAEQQLSGK from the coding sequence ATGGCTAACAATAACAATCAAAAAGTTGTACCAGGCGCAGGAAATGCTCTTGACAAAATGAAATATGAAATCGCATCACAAGTTGGCGTTAACTTAAAGCAAGGATACAATGGTGATATATCAGCTAAAGATGCAGGTAAAGTAGGCGGAAATATTACTAAAAAGCTTATTCAGATGGCTGAACAGCAGTTGTCTGGCAAATAA
- the holA gene encoding DNA polymerase III subunit delta yields MSIDVLKEELKNNKLGNLYLFYGHEEFLKKYYLESIEKAILDNDLSMLNKIVLEGKFEMQKIEDACETLPVFSEKKLVLVKNSGVFKSGKEGAKQQSAKDDLQNYLKNVPAYTVVVFYEEEIDKRLKTVDAVKKNGLIVEFAFQKPAELVKWVTKVLKSNKKEITIEDASYLIEICEQGMTEILNEVNKLVMYVGDRTRVTIEDIEKVCTKSVKSRIFDLTDAVAEKNIDKALKLLNDMVILREPLPKILFMITRQLRHVLEMKLLCKEGLSVKDASAKIGITPYAGGKVSNQAKSFSIEKLKEGIKEAFELDLAIKTGRINDRIAAELLINKLGNG; encoded by the coding sequence ATGAGTATTGATGTTCTAAAGGAAGAACTTAAAAATAATAAACTGGGGAATCTGTACCTTTTTTATGGACATGAGGAATTTTTGAAGAAATACTATTTGGAGAGTATTGAGAAAGCTATCCTTGATAATGACCTATCAATGTTAAACAAGATAGTATTAGAGGGGAAATTTGAGATGCAAAAAATTGAGGATGCCTGTGAAACTTTGCCTGTTTTTTCGGAAAAGAAACTGGTTCTTGTTAAAAATTCCGGCGTATTTAAGTCTGGTAAAGAAGGGGCAAAGCAGCAAAGTGCAAAGGATGATCTGCAAAATTACTTAAAAAATGTGCCAGCCTATACGGTGGTTGTATTTTATGAGGAAGAGATTGATAAGAGGCTCAAAACTGTTGATGCTGTGAAGAAGAATGGGCTGATCGTAGAATTTGCTTTTCAAAAGCCGGCAGAGTTGGTTAAGTGGGTCACAAAAGTTTTGAAGTCGAATAAGAAGGAAATAACTATTGAAGATGCGTCCTATTTAATTGAGATTTGTGAACAGGGAATGACCGAAATTCTGAATGAAGTAAACAAGCTTGTTATGTATGTAGGGGATAGGACAAGGGTTACTATAGAGGATATAGAAAAAGTATGTACCAAATCGGTAAAGAGCAGGATATTTGATTTGACAGATGCTGTTGCAGAGAAAAATATTGATAAGGCACTTAAACTCTTAAATGATATGGTTATACTAAGGGAGCCACTTCCTAAAATACTTTTTATGATTACAAGGCAGCTAAGGCATGTGTTGGAGATGAAACTCCTCTGCAAGGAAGGGTTAAGTGTTAAGGATGCTTCCGCAAAAATAGGAATTACTCCATATGCAGGTGGAAAAGTATCCAATCAGGCTAAAAGCTTTAGTATTGAAAAGCTTAAGGAAGGAATAAAGGAAGCTTTTGAACTTGATTTGGCGATAAAAACAGGGAGAATAAACGATAGGATAGCAGCAGAATTACTTATTAATAAACTGGGAAACGGTTAG
- a CDS encoding SH3 domain-containing C40 family peptidase yields the protein MLRFSKAISCLAVLNLSVFLTFSFSYADAVDDSKVAESTSNVQQDSIISNNIAGKIFRDSDATILENSGKWYKISINGKTGWVHGDIFPVESIKSTQKAKDSEKTEDSEKAKDSEKTEDSTDKNQEVSTETTENTDKAENVTSSKETETVAVVIKGIIDGDDVNVREGPGKNYGVICQVDKGEKVEILESAPEWYHIKTSSGVNGWVYSTYVLTDSTLASRGGDTTSSDSSSKRAEIVEYAKQFLGVKYVYGGTSPNGFDCSGFVWYVFNHFGISLNRVASDQATQGSKVSKAELQPGDLVFFDTNGGMNKINHAGIYIGNGCFIHASSGSSAKKVVISNITSGFYNECYMTGRRVLE from the coding sequence ATGTTAAGGTTCAGTAAAGCAATTTCGTGTTTGGCAGTATTAAACCTTTCAGTTTTTTTAACGTTTTCGTTTTCTTATGCAGATGCCGTCGATGATAGTAAGGTTGCTGAAAGCACTTCAAATGTTCAGCAGGATTCAATTATATCAAACAATATAGCAGGGAAAATTTTTAGGGATTCTGATGCAACTATTCTAGAAAACTCAGGCAAGTGGTACAAGATTAGTATTAATGGTAAGACTGGTTGGGTGCACGGAGATATTTTCCCTGTGGAAAGTATAAAGTCGACCCAGAAAGCAAAAGATTCAGAGAAAACGGAAGATTCAGAGAAAGCTAAGGATTCAGAGAAAACGGAAGATTCTACTGATAAGAATCAGGAAGTGTCTACTGAGACGACAGAAAATACCGATAAAGCTGAAAATGTGACTTCATCAAAAGAGACTGAAACTGTTGCTGTAGTGATAAAAGGGATTATTGATGGAGATGATGTTAATGTTAGAGAAGGTCCTGGGAAAAACTACGGTGTAATTTGTCAGGTGGATAAGGGTGAGAAAGTAGAGATTTTGGAGAGTGCACCTGAATGGTATCATATAAAGACCTCAAGTGGTGTAAATGGTTGGGTATACAGTACGTATGTTTTGACTGATTCCACACTTGCATCAAGAGGTGGAGATACCACTAGCTCCGATTCTTCAAGCAAGCGCGCTGAAATTGTTGAGTATGCAAAGCAGTTTCTTGGTGTGAAGTATGTTTATGGAGGTACTTCGCCAAATGGTTTTGATTGTTCGGGATTTGTATGGTATGTTTTTAATCATTTTGGAATTAGCTTAAATCGTGTTGCTTCTGATCAGGCAACACAGGGTTCAAAGGTATCAAAGGCTGAATTGCAGCCTGGAGATTTGGTTTTCTTCGATACAAATGGAGGTATGAATAAAATTAACCATGCAGGAATATATATAGGAAATGGCTGCTTTATTCATGCGTCTTCGGGAAGCTCAGCCAAAAAGGTAGTGATAAGCAATATAACCAGCGGTTTTTACAATGAATGTTATATGACAGGCAGAAGAGTTCTTGAATAG